AGTAGATCAAAAATTGAAATGCCGGCAATTTCATAGGCTTCATCTCAAAATaaggaacagcaaaaaaaaaaaaaaagataaatacaaaaTTCAGGATAGTACTTACTTCTGGGAGATAGGGAGGGCCTCACAGGGGGATTCTAAGATGACCATAATTATCTACTTTTCAATTTAGGTGATGGTTATGTGCTTTTATTATATGAAGATTCTACAAGAACTACAGGTACGTTACACACACTTTCTACGTATGACATATTTcacaaataaaattgaaaaaagtcTTTCATACACCAGATTCTAAATATATTCTAGTATTACAACTATGGATCCAGAACATAGAGCTCATCACTATTTCACAAGGGTCTTGTTAAACATACTTTCCCTAGGGATCAATCCGCAGGGTCCAAAATCTTTGGTCCTTGAATGAGGTCCAGGAAGCTGCAGCTTTAACTAAGGCCCAAAATGCTGCAGGAGATTTAAGACCATCATTGGGTGAACCACTGCCCTAGCAAAGGCCTTTGGTGCTAGTCTGGGAACTGTCCCCAGAAGTGGTGCTGAAATCAATGGAACTCAGTTATGACCAGAACAGAAGGCTCTCTGGGCACTAAATTCTCCAAGGAGTCATCCATTCTCGCCAGGAATAATCTCCTTAGTTTAAAAGTGATCCCCAGTAAAAGGAAACTTTCTACTTGGTTGCCTATAGCACCACATACAACACCTCCCCGACATGGCAGAGTCCTTCTAAGACTGCAGTGATTCTATTAGCTTTATTAAAACACATTTGATGTGTGGATTTTATCCGAAATGAAAAAGAAGCAATCAAAATGGTAAcacaagaaataaatgaaaaaatgaaagtCGTTGCTAGCAAGTAATCAATGAGAAGGAATCAAAGCAAATCAACTGTCAGGAAAATATAATTCACCTTAGCCTGCAAACCCAATAATTATGTCTTTGTTTATATTACTAGGTTCACCTGAAATGctgatatatatttaaattaaggTAAGCAAAgctaagtgttaaaaaaaatgttaaaaaatgtgtGAAAGCAGAAGAATTGAAAGGACCAAGGATAGGGGACTAGATATGGAATACAATGATACTAGCTAAATTTCAAtgagtacttactgtgtgccagatatTGTGCCTATTGAGTTTCCAACAGTAATTACATTTTAGATCGGTGTCACACAAAGTGTAATACTTGGACTATGCACACAGGCATCACATATGAGCTTGTTAGAAGTGCACATTCATGGGCCCACCTCAcactaaccaaaacccaaaccaaacccattgctgttgatgcaattcctactcatagcgaccctataggacaggatagaactgcccccatagggtttacaaggagcagctgccgGATTTGTCAAATGCTTatccactatggcaccagggtgcCGAAATTGCAGAGGAAGGACACAAGAACCTGTGTATTAACAAGTTCTCCAGTTCTCATACACATTAAGGATGGAGAACAACTGTTTTAGACGATATGTAAAATCAACTCATAATAATTCCATTCCCCTCATCAGAGAATAAAGAAGAGGTCTGTATGTCCCAGTTCAGGCTTATAAGTTGTGAAAGGATGTCTTCTGAGTGACTCACTGGAAAAGTCacctcattatttaaaaaaaaaaaaagaagaagaagtcaTAGTCAGCTTTCTGGGATATAATGCATGCAAGTGATACAGCCAACTGGAGACCGTCAGAAAAACCTGTCCTAGTATGCAATCAATCAAATATCACAAAGCTAGAGAAAAGCAAAATCAGTTTCCATACCTATTTTGCACTGCTGTTAGTCATTATGGTATATAATAATTGtagcaaaagaattgaaagcaggaacacagatacttgtacacaatgttccttgcagcattattcacaataaccataAGGTGGAAACAGgctaaatgcccaccaacagatgaatggataaacaaaatatcatccatacaatggaatactgctggacataaagataaataaagccctgacacatgctacagcatagatgaaccttgaaaaccttatgccaagtgaaatgtcAGTTAGAAAAGAATAAATACTTTATGATCCCAAttgtatgaaatacctagaataggcaagtatatagagaccaaactctattagtggttgtcaggggtggtgaggaagaaaaaagaaaggaagactcattGTGTAGGGGATACTAAGCTAACAGTGAtgcaaaaatttgaaaatgggTAGTAATGGCAGTtgaacaacatgaagaatgtaattaatgtccctGAATAGTACAAGCAAAAAATGTtgacatggcaaatgttttgttacatacatattgaccaaattaaacataaaaaaataaatgctttaacATGTCTTGCTAACAAGGTAAAAATTGTCACAAGGCAGAAGCATGTGTAAGTAAATACATACATAGGTAAAAATGCATAAGAataaatataaagataaaattatttttattatcaaaatgtaaaaaacaaaaacttgttacTAGAAGGTTCTAACATTCTGATTCACCCAGTATTCTTTCACTATGACTCATTCTAGAAGCCCAAACCTAAAGCAGATAACAcaatcatgaaaaagaaaatgttctccacaggagtttcttcaaggctcccttcatgtccctgttcctcaggctgtagataaaCGGGTTCATCATTGGAGGGACCacagtgtacatcactgaggctactgctgtcttcttggaagaaTGAGTAACTGCAGAACTAATGTACACCCCAAAAGCAGTCCCATAGAATAAGAAAACCACTGacaggtgagacccacaggtggaGAAAGCTTTATACATTCCACCAGCTGATGGTATTCTCAGAACggaagaaataattttaatataagaGCAAATAATCCCAAGGAGAGGAACACCACCCAGTATACTAGTTAGTAAATATACCAGGATGTTATTGACAAGAGTATTGGAGCAGGCAAGTTTGATGACCTGAGCAAGATCACAGGAGAAGTGagggatttccctgtctgtgcaGAAGGACAGCCTTAGTATCATCAGACTGTGGAGCAGGGCATCCACCAAACTAATGAACAAGGAGAGGAGAATCAGCAGGCCACAGAGGTGAGagttcatgatgactgtgtaccTCAGTGgttggcagatggccacatagcggtcataggccattgccGCAAGGAGAAAATTTTCCATGCCTGCAAATATCATGAGGAAGCAAACCTGGGTGAGGCAGCCTGTGTAACTGATGGATTTGCTCTGTGTCTGgatgttcaccagcatcttgGGGACCGTGGTGCtgctgaaacagatgtcagtgaaggacaggttggagaggaaaaagtacatgggggtgtggaggtgggagtctgagctgatggccaggatgatgagcaggttcccCAAAACAGTGACGAGGTACATGATCAGAAATAGTCCGAAGAGGAAGGGCTGCAGTTCTGAATCCTCTGAGAGCCCCAGGAGGGAGAATGCTGCTACACCAGTTTGGTTTTCTGATGTCACGTTGTTGATGAGTCTGATGATGGAAGTGATAGGAAAGAGATCTAAAAGGGTTGCTTATTTCAAAGAAATTCTCGCATCTGTATTGTGAAATGAAGTGAAT
This DNA window, taken from Elephas maximus indicus isolate mEleMax1 chromosome 3, mEleMax1 primary haplotype, whole genome shotgun sequence, encodes the following:
- the LOC126071069 gene encoding olfactory receptor 7G3-like, producing the protein MSDKLIADFTVDSPSITVEVTLIKNAITVGNAVGTMSGIPLINNVTSENQTGVAAFSLLGLSEDSELQPFLFGLFLIMYLVTVLGNLLIILAISSDSHLHTPMYFFLSNLSFTDICFSSTTVPKMLVNIQTQSKSISYTGCLTQVCFLMIFAGMENFLLAAMAYDRYVAICQPLRYTVIMNSHLCGLLILLSLFISLVDALLHSLMILRLSFCTDREIPHFSCDLAQVIKLACSNTLVNNILVYLLTSILGGVPLLGIICSYIKIISSVLRIPSAGGMYKAFSTCGSHLSVVFLFYGTAFGVYISSAVTHSSKKTAVASVMYTVVPPMMNPFIYSLRNRDMKGALKKLLWRTFSFS